The genome window TCCAGCCGCCGTCTTGTACGCGGCGATGCGAGAGGTCGAAGGAGTACCAGAAGGGTGAGACGTCGCCGTGATCTTCTTCGGGCGGGAGTTCGCTGCTGGGGTTCTGGTTGGCGATGGATTTGTTGATGGGGCCGGGGTTGCTGGCGGAGTGATTTTGTTCGCCTTTGCTGATCACGGTTTTGCTCTGGGCCATTGCGAATGGGGCGGCGAAGGCTCCGGCGCTTATGGCTGCGGCGGCTGCTCCGAGAAAGGAGCGGCGATTGAGTGGGTCATGGGTTGTTTCGGATGCCATTGAATTCTCCTTGCGCTTTTAATTCTATGAGCGCGTCTTAAGCTTTCCTTCATGATTAGAGGCTGCGCGATGTTATTTGTCCAAGCGTATGTTTGGAAGTCAGTGATTGGTTTTGGTTATAAGTGGATTTGGTTGTTTTTGTTGAGCGGTGGTGCGGGTTAGATTTGTTTTGGTTGGTGGGAGAAGCAGATTCCCTTCGGGAATGACAGACAGAACTGCAAGGGCAACTACAACTGCAAGGGCAGCGGCAAGGGCAACGGAGGAACCTGGGATTTTGTTATTTGGATTTGGCTTTTTTGCCTTCTTTTTTTGCTAAGGATAGGAGGTTGTTGAGGGCTGGGTTGTCGGCTGTGGTGCGCATGGCTATGGCGATCTGGGATTGGGCGGAGTTGGTGGGGAGGGCTTTGATTTTGAGTTCGCGGCGACGGCGGCGGGCAAGGGCCTGGGGGACGATGGCTACTCCGACACCGGCGGCGACGAGGGCAAGGGCGGTGTCCATTTCGGCGGTTTCCTGGACTACGTTGGGGCGGAATCCGGCGGTGGTGCAGATGCTGGTCCATGCGTCGTAGAACTCGGGGGCCCAGCGGCGTCCGTAGGCGACGAAGGGCTGGTCGTGGAAGTTGGCCAGTGCGATGGGTTTGACGCGGGCTAACGGGTGGGTGCGGGCCATGACGAGGACGAAGGGTTCGGTGTGGACGGGGGTCAGGGTTAGGCCGGGAATTTCGTTGGGCAGGCGGATGAAACCGGCGTCGAGAGTACCTTCCTGGAGCTCGCGAATCTGGTCGACGGTGCGGACGTTACGCAGGTCGAAGCTGACGGCGGGGTAGGTTTTGCGGAAGGCGGTGATGATGGCGGGGACGAGTTCGAGGGCGGCGGAGGCGACGAAACCGATGCGGAGATGACCGGCGTTTCCCTGGGCGATGCGCTGGGCGCGGGTGATGGCTTCGGAGGCGTTGCGCAGGAGGAGTTCGGCGTCGGAGAGGAAGGCTTCGCCTGCGGTGGTGAGGCTGACGGTGCGGCGGTTGCGATGGAGCAGGAGGACGTCCAGGTCGGCTTCTAGGGCCTGGATCTGTGCGCTCAGGGCGGGTTGGGAGAGATGGAGTTCGATTGCGGCCCGGCTGAAGCTGAGGGCGTGGGCCACGGCTACGAAGGATCGAAGTTGTTTTAGCTCCATTTCGATTGCTCCATTTAGGGCCACATCCCGGGCTCTCGGACGGGTTTACGGGGTGATCAGGCGGACTGTGGGGAAATAGGCCTGGTAGCGGCGGGCGTCGCGGGTGAGCAGGGATGCGGCCCGGAATGCTGCATGGGCTCCGATGAAAAAATCCGGTAGGACATTGGTTCTGGTGCCACCGTTGCGCCGGTATTGAAGAAAGGCCTTACCTGCCAGGAAAGCGACTTCGCGGGGAGTTTCTTCCATCGCCAGCCCCATGTCAGCAATGCTCTGCTCAACTTCCGCTATCGACTCGAATGAGATGGAGAGTTCTGCGTAGATGATGGGGTTAATGATAAGGGCGTGGATTTTGCCAAGATCAATCATTTGCGCGGCGGACCAGTTGAGCCAAGCGGAGTTGGCGTTCACCACGTCGAGCAGGACGTTGGTATCTACGACTACCATCAGTCGT of Acidicapsa ligni contains these proteins:
- a CDS encoding LysR family transcriptional regulator, translating into MELKQLRSFVAVAHALSFSRAAIELHLSQPALSAQIQALEADLDVLLLHRNRRTVSLTTAGEAFLSDAELLLRNASEAITRAQRIAQGNAGHLRIGFVASAALELVPAIITAFRKTYPAVSFDLRNVRTVDQIRELQEGTLDAGFIRLPNEIPGLTLTPVHTEPFVLVMARTHPLARVKPIALANFHDQPFVAYGRRWAPEFYDAWTSICTTAGFRPNVVQETAEMDTALALVAAGVGVAIVPQALARRRRRELKIKALPTNSAQSQIAIAMRTTADNPALNNLLSLAKKEGKKAKSK
- a CDS encoding type II toxin-antitoxin system VapC family toxin codes for the protein MVVVDTNVLLDVVNANSAWLNWSAAQMIDLGKIHALIINPIIYAELSISFESIAEVEQSIADMGLAMEETPREVAFLAGKAFLQYRRNGGTRTNVLPDFFIGAHAAFRAASLLTRDARRYQAYFPTVRLITP